The Channa argus isolate prfri chromosome 22, Channa argus male v1.0, whole genome shotgun sequence genome has a window encoding:
- the LOC137107780 gene encoding RING finger protein 145-like isoform X1: MAVKDRVEAVLNVGLRVPSIMLLDVLYRWDVSSFFQKIQRSSLSNNPLFQYKYLALYLHYVGYILSLVLLTLPRQHLVKLYLYVLTALLLFAGHQVSRDYVRSELDSGYEGPVYLEPLSMNRFTTALIGQLVVCTLCSCVMQTKRIWLFSAHLLPLVARLCLVPLETIVFINKFSMIFTGLEVIYFLASNLLVPYNLAKTAYRELAQVVEVYGLLALGMSLWNQLVLPVLFMCFWLLLFALQIYSYFSTRDKPTSRERLLFLFLTSIAECCSTPYSLLGLVFTVSFIALGVLTLCKFYLQGYRAFMNDNTMHRGMTEGITLLILAVQTGLIELQVIHRAFLLSIILFIVVASILQSMLEIADPIVLALGASRDKSLWKHFRAVSLCLFLLIFPAYMAYMICQFFHMDFWLLIIISSSILTSLQVLGTLLIYVLFMVEEFRKAPVENMDEVIYCVNGTYRLLEFLVAVCVVCYGVSETVFGEWSVMGSTIILVHSYYNVWLRAQLGWQSFLLRRDAVNKIKSLPTASNTQLEQYNDICAICYQDMSNAVITPCSHFFHAGCLKKWLYVQETCPLCHSQLKSQSPATNVPKQDPPAANQSPAGQEEGTATENKRDDGKEEGRGEHQQNNKHTISGEASSSSFCVPSQNIATTSSKSSSSSSSPLVTDYPSSSSFLSSDTVDEPPSPPSLSNTSTPSMSHHSSPQLLFQATVISAVREPAAASPLEGEDLSAGPAPPPEQAISPSEEQSPLPCSL; the protein is encoded by the exons GTTACATTCTGAGCTTGGTCCTCCTGACTCTGCCTCGTCAGCACCTGGTTAAACTCTACCTGTATGTCCTCACGGCCTTGCTGCTGTTTGCCGGTCACCAAGTCTCAAG GGATTATGTCCGCAGTGAGCTGGACTCTGGCTATGAAGGACCTGTCTACCTGGAACCTCTTTCAATGAACAGATTCACCACTGCACTCATAG GCCAGCTGGTGGTGTGTACCCTATGTTCCTGTGTAATGCAGACCAAGAGGATTTGGCTTTTCTCTGCTCACCTTCTCCCTCTGGTGGCCAGACTGTGTCTCGTCCCACTGGAGACCATTGTCTTCATCAATAAGTTTTCAATGATCTTTACAGGCCTGGAAGTTATTTACTTCCTGGCTTCTAACTTACTGGTACCGTATAATCTAGCTAAGACTGCATACAGGGAGCTGGCTCAG GTGGTGGAAGTGTACGGGCTACTAGCATTGGGTATGTCTCTCTGGAACCAGCTCGTCCTTCCAGTCCTCTTCATGTGTTtctggctgctgctgtttgctctGCAGATCTATTCCTACTTCAGTACCAGAGACAAACCTACCTCAAGGGAGAGActtcttttcctgtttcttaCTAG TATTGCAGAATGTTGTAGTACCCCCTACTCCCTGCTGGGCCTGGTTTTTACAGTTTCCTTTATTGCTCTGGGAGTTCTCACACTCTGCAAGTTCTACCTGCAAGGCTACAGAGCCTTCATGAATGACAACACCATGCACAG ggGCATGACAGAAGGCATCACCCTGCTGATCCTCGCTGTCCAGACTGGCCTCATCGAGCTGCAGGTCATCCACCgagccttcctcctctccatcatcCTGTTTATTGTTGTAGCTTCCATCCTGCAGTCCATGTTGGAGATAGCAGACCCCATTGTCTTGGCCCTGGGAGCATCCAGAGACAA GAGTTTGTGGAAGCACTTCCGAGCGGTATCTCTGTGTCTGTTCCTGCTGATCTTTCCAGCCTACATGGCCTATATGAtctgtcagttcttccacatggaCTTCTGGCTTCTAATCATCATATCCTCCTCCATCCTCACCTCGCTACAG GTTCTCGGGACTCTGCTTATCTATGTTCTCTTTATGGTGGAGGAGTTTCGTAAGGCTCCAGTAGAAAACATGGATGAAGTAATTTACTGTGTCAATGGGACTTATCGATTGCTGGAATTCCTG GTTGCGGTGTGTGTGGTGTGCTATGGTGTGTCAGAGACGGTGTTCGGGGAGTGGAGTGTGATGGGCAGCACCATCATCCTGGTTCACTCATACTATAATGTCTGGCTCAGAGCCCAGCTGGGCTGGCAGAGCTTCCTGCTTAGGAGAGATGCTGTAAACAAGATCAAAAGCCTCCCCACAGCTAGCAACACACAGCTGGAACAGTACAATGACATCTGCGCTATCTGCTACCAG GACATGAGCAACGCTGTGATTACTCCATGCAGTCATTTCTTCCATGCTGGCTGTCTGAAGAAATGGCTTTATGTGCAGGAGACATGTCCTCTGTGTCACTCGCAACTCAAAAGCCAATCACCAGCCACTAATGTCCCCAAGCAAGACCCTCCTGCAGCCAACCAGAGCCCAGCAGGACAGGAAGAAGGCACAGCCACAGAGAATAAGAGAGATGATGGGAaggaggaaggaagaggagagcatcagcaaaacaataaacataCCATATCAGGAGaagcctcttcctcctctttctgtgtGCCCTCACAGAACATTGCCACGACTTCatcaaaatcatcatcatcctcctcctctccactgGTGACTGATTAcccctcttcatcttccttctTGTCGTCCGATACAGTGGACGAACCCCCCTCTCCTCCGTCTCTCTCAAATACCTCCACTCCCTCCATGTCTCACCACTCTTCCCCACAGCTCCTGTTCCAGGCAACGGTGATCTCTGCTGTACGTGAGCCTGCTGCAGCCTCTCCCCTAGAAGGCGAGGACTTGTCTGCTGGTCCAGCACCACCGCCTGAACAGGCCATTTCTCCATCTGAAGAACAGTCTCCTCTTCCATGCAGCCTCTGA
- the LOC137107780 gene encoding RING finger protein 145-like isoform X2, producing the protein MNRFTTALIGQLVVCTLCSCVMQTKRIWLFSAHLLPLVARLCLVPLETIVFINKFSMIFTGLEVIYFLASNLLVPYNLAKTAYRELAQVVEVYGLLALGMSLWNQLVLPVLFMCFWLLLFALQIYSYFSTRDKPTSRERLLFLFLTSIAECCSTPYSLLGLVFTVSFIALGVLTLCKFYLQGYRAFMNDNTMHRGMTEGITLLILAVQTGLIELQVIHRAFLLSIILFIVVASILQSMLEIADPIVLALGASRDKSLWKHFRAVSLCLFLLIFPAYMAYMICQFFHMDFWLLIIISSSILTSLQVLGTLLIYVLFMVEEFRKAPVENMDEVIYCVNGTYRLLEFLVAVCVVCYGVSETVFGEWSVMGSTIILVHSYYNVWLRAQLGWQSFLLRRDAVNKIKSLPTASNTQLEQYNDICAICYQDMSNAVITPCSHFFHAGCLKKWLYVQETCPLCHSQLKSQSPATNVPKQDPPAANQSPAGQEEGTATENKRDDGKEEGRGEHQQNNKHTISGEASSSSFCVPSQNIATTSSKSSSSSSSPLVTDYPSSSSFLSSDTVDEPPSPPSLSNTSTPSMSHHSSPQLLFQATVISAVREPAAASPLEGEDLSAGPAPPPEQAISPSEEQSPLPCSL; encoded by the exons ATGAACAGATTCACCACTGCACTCATAG GCCAGCTGGTGGTGTGTACCCTATGTTCCTGTGTAATGCAGACCAAGAGGATTTGGCTTTTCTCTGCTCACCTTCTCCCTCTGGTGGCCAGACTGTGTCTCGTCCCACTGGAGACCATTGTCTTCATCAATAAGTTTTCAATGATCTTTACAGGCCTGGAAGTTATTTACTTCCTGGCTTCTAACTTACTGGTACCGTATAATCTAGCTAAGACTGCATACAGGGAGCTGGCTCAG GTGGTGGAAGTGTACGGGCTACTAGCATTGGGTATGTCTCTCTGGAACCAGCTCGTCCTTCCAGTCCTCTTCATGTGTTtctggctgctgctgtttgctctGCAGATCTATTCCTACTTCAGTACCAGAGACAAACCTACCTCAAGGGAGAGActtcttttcctgtttcttaCTAG TATTGCAGAATGTTGTAGTACCCCCTACTCCCTGCTGGGCCTGGTTTTTACAGTTTCCTTTATTGCTCTGGGAGTTCTCACACTCTGCAAGTTCTACCTGCAAGGCTACAGAGCCTTCATGAATGACAACACCATGCACAG ggGCATGACAGAAGGCATCACCCTGCTGATCCTCGCTGTCCAGACTGGCCTCATCGAGCTGCAGGTCATCCACCgagccttcctcctctccatcatcCTGTTTATTGTTGTAGCTTCCATCCTGCAGTCCATGTTGGAGATAGCAGACCCCATTGTCTTGGCCCTGGGAGCATCCAGAGACAA GAGTTTGTGGAAGCACTTCCGAGCGGTATCTCTGTGTCTGTTCCTGCTGATCTTTCCAGCCTACATGGCCTATATGAtctgtcagttcttccacatggaCTTCTGGCTTCTAATCATCATATCCTCCTCCATCCTCACCTCGCTACAG GTTCTCGGGACTCTGCTTATCTATGTTCTCTTTATGGTGGAGGAGTTTCGTAAGGCTCCAGTAGAAAACATGGATGAAGTAATTTACTGTGTCAATGGGACTTATCGATTGCTGGAATTCCTG GTTGCGGTGTGTGTGGTGTGCTATGGTGTGTCAGAGACGGTGTTCGGGGAGTGGAGTGTGATGGGCAGCACCATCATCCTGGTTCACTCATACTATAATGTCTGGCTCAGAGCCCAGCTGGGCTGGCAGAGCTTCCTGCTTAGGAGAGATGCTGTAAACAAGATCAAAAGCCTCCCCACAGCTAGCAACACACAGCTGGAACAGTACAATGACATCTGCGCTATCTGCTACCAG GACATGAGCAACGCTGTGATTACTCCATGCAGTCATTTCTTCCATGCTGGCTGTCTGAAGAAATGGCTTTATGTGCAGGAGACATGTCCTCTGTGTCACTCGCAACTCAAAAGCCAATCACCAGCCACTAATGTCCCCAAGCAAGACCCTCCTGCAGCCAACCAGAGCCCAGCAGGACAGGAAGAAGGCACAGCCACAGAGAATAAGAGAGATGATGGGAaggaggaaggaagaggagagcatcagcaaaacaataaacataCCATATCAGGAGaagcctcttcctcctctttctgtgtGCCCTCACAGAACATTGCCACGACTTCatcaaaatcatcatcatcctcctcctctccactgGTGACTGATTAcccctcttcatcttccttctTGTCGTCCGATACAGTGGACGAACCCCCCTCTCCTCCGTCTCTCTCAAATACCTCCACTCCCTCCATGTCTCACCACTCTTCCCCACAGCTCCTGTTCCAGGCAACGGTGATCTCTGCTGTACGTGAGCCTGCTGCAGCCTCTCCCCTAGAAGGCGAGGACTTGTCTGCTGGTCCAGCACCACCGCCTGAACAGGCCATTTCTCCATCTGAAGAACAGTCTCCTCTTCCATGCAGCCTCTGA